Proteins encoded together in one Dechloromonas sp. HYN0024 window:
- the ccoG gene encoding cytochrome c oxidase accessory protein CcoG: MATPSAKKVIPIKSVVDPDAKVYPRSISGLFTRWRWVFVWLTQIIFYGLCWLPWHGRQAVLFDIDTRKFYFFDLVLWPQDTIYLVLLMILGAFTLFLFTAVAGRLWCGYTCPQTVYTEIFLWFEKVIEGERPKRIKLDAAPWTAHKLAIKSAKHATWIIFSLWTGITFVGYFMPIHDLVNDLVTLSPGAWSSFWVVFYAFATYGNAGFLRDQMCRQICPYARFQFVMFDPDTLIIAYDTARGDARGPRAKGAEPKALGLGDCVDCGICVQVCPTGIDIRNGLQNECIGCAACIDACDQVMDKMNYPRGLIRYSTENAVTMRYTTGEILRRAARPRVIIYTAILLALTAATAWSLATRIPLKVNILKDRNVLSREADDGSIENAYRLQIMNTGDQTRKFRITIAGIDGVRLSSADEITIPGGEIGSQTAIVNAEQGATRAGAWPITFHVEDVADPTVAVTEQSKFWTP; encoded by the coding sequence ATGGCGACGCCGTCCGCGAAGAAAGTCATCCCGATCAAGTCCGTCGTTGATCCTGATGCCAAGGTTTATCCCCGTTCGATCAGCGGATTGTTCACGCGCTGGCGCTGGGTTTTCGTCTGGCTGACCCAGATCATTTTCTACGGCCTGTGCTGGCTGCCCTGGCACGGGCGGCAAGCTGTGCTGTTCGACATCGACACCCGCAAGTTCTATTTCTTTGACCTCGTGCTGTGGCCGCAGGACACCATTTATCTGGTCCTGCTGATGATTCTCGGTGCCTTCACCCTCTTCCTGTTCACCGCCGTCGCCGGGCGACTATGGTGCGGCTATACCTGCCCGCAGACGGTCTACACCGAAATTTTTCTATGGTTCGAGAAGGTCATCGAAGGCGAGCGGCCAAAACGCATCAAGCTCGACGCTGCCCCGTGGACGGCCCACAAGCTGGCGATCAAGAGCGCCAAGCATGCAACATGGATCATCTTTTCACTATGGACGGGGATCACCTTTGTCGGCTATTTCATGCCGATTCACGATCTGGTCAACGATCTGGTCACGCTCTCGCCCGGTGCCTGGTCGTCCTTCTGGGTGGTCTTCTACGCTTTCGCGACCTATGGCAATGCCGGCTTCCTGCGCGACCAGATGTGCCGCCAGATCTGCCCGTACGCCCGCTTCCAGTTTGTCATGTTCGACCCCGATACGCTGATCATCGCCTACGACACGGCGCGCGGCGATGCGCGTGGCCCCCGTGCCAAAGGGGCAGAGCCGAAGGCGCTGGGTCTTGGCGACTGTGTCGATTGCGGCATCTGCGTTCAGGTATGCCCGACCGGTATCGATATCCGCAACGGCCTGCAGAATGAATGTATCGGCTGCGCCGCCTGCATCGATGCCTGCGATCAGGTGATGGACAAGATGAATTACCCGCGCGGCCTGATCCGCTACTCGACCGAAAACGCCGTGACCATGCGTTATACAACGGGGGAAATCCTGCGTCGGGCAGCCCGGCCACGGGTCATCATCTATACGGCCATCCTCCTTGCACTAACCGCTGCCACGGCCTGGTCCCTGGCTACCCGCATCCCACTCAAGGTCAATATCCTGAAGGATCGCAACGTCCTGTCACGGGAGGCGGACGACGGTTCGATCGAAAATGCCTATCGCCTGCAGATCATGAATACCGGCGACCAGACGCGGAAGTTCCGGATCACCATTGCCGGCATTGACGGGGTGCGCCTGAGCAGCGCCGACGAAATCACCATTCCGGGCGGCGAGATCGGCAGCCAGACAGCAATTGTCAACGCCGAACAAGGTGCCACCCGAGCCGGGGCATGGCCGATCACTTTCCACGTCGAAGACGTCGCCGACCCGACGGTGGCCGTCACGGAGCAGTCGAAATTCTGGACGCCTTGA
- a CDS encoding Rrf2 family transcriptional regulator yields the protein MRLSTFSDYSLRVLMYLGVQDERLVTIAEIAAVHDISKSHLMKVVHQLGLSGHIETVRGKGGGIRLARPAREIVVGDVIRQSESDFALAECFSGQSTCRIQGGCCLPAILNEALSAMFLVLDGYTLADLLAVPQAVMPALSAESPSR from the coding sequence ATGCGCCTCAGTACATTTTCCGATTACAGCCTGCGCGTCCTCATGTATCTCGGCGTGCAGGACGAGCGGCTGGTCACCATCGCCGAGATTGCCGCTGTGCACGACATCTCGAAAAGCCACCTCATGAAAGTTGTGCACCAGCTTGGACTGAGCGGCCACATCGAGACCGTGCGCGGCAAGGGTGGCGGCATCCGGTTGGCGCGTCCAGCCAGGGAAATTGTCGTTGGCGATGTGATTCGGCAATCCGAAAGCGATTTTGCCCTGGCAGAGTGTTTTTCTGGCCAGTCGACCTGCCGGATTCAGGGGGGCTGCTGTCTGCCGGCCATTCTCAACGAAGCACTGAGTGCCATGTTTCTGGTGCTTGACGGCTATACACTGGCCGACCTGCTGGCAGTGCCGCAGGCCGTGATGCCAGCGCTTTCAGCCGAGTCACCTAGTCGCTGA
- a CDS encoding transglycosylase domain-containing protein: MASLTPQAPQKFLKSKFFLATLGLGAVIAGVTWIELQDSGFQASYFAEQAKASTWTVEAGVDKDIWLPSAGPYEQRLGYAQINAFLPRLTGAGFTVTAQARQSQGFRSIVGRGHFPIYHEKSRAGLSILDRNDRSLYDSQYPRVQYASFEAIPPVLVEALLFIENRDLLDASSPKHNPAVDWGRLTRVAAGQSMRHIGLGGGRAGGSTLATQIEKFRHSPGGRTHDTDDKYHQMMSAALRAYQDGEENLPARRRIVLDFVNSVPLGGIPGYGEVNGLGDGLWAWYGQKFDAINQLLADPKANLTERAKAFKQALSLFVAQRRPSGLLGDTTGRLNALTDSYIRLLADDQKIPADLREAALQVQITPARQARPGEDVSFVERKAVNEIRGTLGDLLDVENLYALDRYDLTVHSTLDGPSQQAVTRILNRLADPAFVACAGLREARLLDRGNPKQVNYSLTLYERTPTANVLRIQADNLDQPLDINAGTKLDLGSSAKFRTLVSYLLVVADLHKRYGQMTPEELTKVKLHPADRLSLWAIEALRAKPETTLEALLEAAMERRYSANPGETFFTGGGIHRFGNFKHEDDSKVPSVAEALEQSVNLVFVRIMHDVVHYHAYEAVDAPARGLRDKDDEDTRQAFLNRFAEREGLGFLRTYWHKYRDVAPEERLEVLSDSVPSRPVPQAAAYLSVNPKSDFAAFATYMRKQLGDKAGTDAGLRRLFDTHATRQYNLADQGYLARVHPLELWLVRHLQNEPKATLKDIVPASVEARRDASKWLFATRFKHAQQVRIDIVVEVAAFERIADEWRRLGYPFEHLVPSLATSIGSSADRPAALAELMGIVVNDGIRRPTVRIDELHFAANTPFETRLQRQPEPGERVMPAEVAQVTRRALLRVVNSGTARRIKDAYRDHDEKPLLMGGKTGTGDHRSKVIGADGGVRSAKVMNRAATFAFYIGDRFYGVVTAFVPGAKAAGYDFTSALPVQIMKEMEPALRPLIADRPAAEGKCKG; the protein is encoded by the coding sequence ATGGCCAGCCTCACCCCGCAAGCCCCGCAAAAATTCCTGAAATCCAAGTTTTTCCTTGCCACCCTTGGTCTCGGCGCAGTCATCGCCGGGGTCACCTGGATTGAACTTCAGGATTCCGGTTTTCAGGCGAGTTACTTCGCCGAACAGGCAAAAGCCTCGACATGGACGGTTGAAGCCGGCGTAGACAAGGACATCTGGCTACCCAGCGCCGGCCCCTACGAACAACGCCTGGGCTACGCACAGATCAACGCCTTCCTACCCCGCCTGACGGGGGCCGGCTTTACGGTGACCGCCCAGGCCCGCCAATCGCAAGGCTTTCGCAGTATTGTCGGACGCGGTCATTTCCCGATTTACCATGAGAAATCGCGGGCTGGCCTGAGCATCCTAGACCGCAATGACCGCTCCCTTTACGACAGCCAATACCCGCGCGTGCAGTACGCCAGTTTCGAGGCGATTCCACCGGTACTGGTCGAGGCCCTGCTCTTTATCGAAAACCGTGATCTGCTCGATGCCTCGTCGCCCAAACACAACCCGGCCGTCGACTGGGGCCGCCTGACCCGTGTGGCTGCTGGCCAGTCGATGCGCCATATCGGCCTCGGTGGCGGGCGGGCAGGGGGCAGCACACTGGCCACGCAGATCGAGAAATTCCGCCACTCACCGGGCGGCCGCACGCATGACACCGACGACAAATATCACCAGATGATGTCGGCCGCTTTGCGCGCCTATCAGGATGGCGAAGAGAACCTGCCGGCGCGTCGCCGTATCGTTCTCGATTTCGTCAACTCGGTACCGCTTGGGGGGATCCCCGGCTACGGCGAAGTTAACGGTCTGGGCGATGGGCTGTGGGCCTGGTACGGTCAGAAATTCGACGCCATCAATCAACTGCTGGCCGACCCCAAGGCCAACCTCACCGAACGGGCAAAGGCCTTCAAGCAGGCGCTGTCGCTCTTCGTTGCCCAGCGCCGCCCCTCGGGCCTGCTGGGCGATACAACAGGACGGCTCAACGCCCTGACTGACAGCTATATCCGCCTGCTTGCCGACGACCAGAAGATTCCCGCCGACCTGCGCGAGGCCGCGCTTCAGGTGCAAATCACACCGGCCCGCCAGGCGCGGCCCGGCGAAGACGTTTCCTTCGTCGAGCGCAAGGCGGTCAATGAAATTCGCGGCACGCTGGGTGACCTGCTCGACGTCGAGAACCTCTACGCTCTCGACCGCTACGACCTGACCGTGCATAGCACCCTTGATGGCCCCAGCCAGCAAGCGGTGACCCGCATCCTCAACCGCCTGGCCGATCCGGCGTTCGTCGCCTGCGCCGGACTCCGGGAAGCCCGCCTGCTCGACCGGGGCAACCCCAAGCAGGTCAATTACAGCCTGACCCTCTACGAACGTACGCCGACCGCCAACGTCCTGCGCATCCAGGCCGACAACCTTGACCAGCCGCTCGACATCAATGCCGGCACCAAGCTCGATCTCGGCTCCAGCGCCAAGTTCCGGACCTTGGTCTCGTACCTGCTGGTCGTCGCCGATCTGCACAAGCGTTACGGCCAGATGACGCCGGAGGAGCTGACCAAGGTCAAGCTACACCCGGCCGACCGGCTGAGCCTGTGGGCCATCGAAGCCCTGCGCGCCAAACCTGAAACGACCCTGGAAGCCCTGCTCGAAGCGGCCATGGAGCGCCGTTACTCGGCCAACCCCGGCGAGACATTCTTTACCGGTGGTGGCATCCACCGATTTGGCAACTTCAAGCATGAAGACGACAGCAAGGTACCGAGCGTCGCCGAGGCGCTCGAACAGTCGGTCAATCTGGTTTTTGTCCGCATCATGCACGATGTCGTGCACTACCATGCCTACGAGGCCGTCGACGCCCCGGCCCGTGGCCTGCGCGACAAGGATGACGAAGACACCCGTCAGGCCTTCCTCAACCGCTTTGCCGAGCGCGAAGGTCTGGGCTTCCTGCGCACCTACTGGCACAAGTACCGCGATGTCGCCCCCGAGGAGCGCCTGGAGGTACTCAGCGATTCCGTGCCCTCCCGCCCCGTGCCGCAGGCTGCCGCCTATCTCAGCGTGAACCCGAAGAGCGATTTCGCCGCCTTCGCCACATATATGCGCAAGCAGCTTGGCGACAAGGCAGGCACCGATGCCGGACTCCGCCGCCTCTTCGACACCCACGCCACACGCCAGTACAACCTGGCCGACCAGGGCTATCTGGCCCGCGTCCATCCACTTGAACTATGGCTGGTCCGCCATCTGCAGAACGAACCGAAGGCGACACTTAAGGACATCGTGCCGGCCAGCGTCGAAGCCCGCCGCGATGCCTCCAAATGGCTATTCGCGACACGTTTCAAGCACGCCCAGCAGGTCCGTATCGACATCGTCGTCGAAGTCGCTGCCTTCGAGCGCATTGCCGACGAATGGCGTCGCCTGGGCTACCCCTTCGAGCATCTGGTCCCCTCACTGGCCACCTCGATCGGCAGTTCGGCCGACCGCCCGGCCGCCCTCGCCGAGTTGATGGGCATTGTCGTTAACGACGGCATTCGCCGCCCGACAGTACGCATTGACGAACTCCACTTCGCCGCCAATACGCCTTTCGAAACCCGCCTGCAACGCCAGCCGGAACCGGGCGAACGCGTCATGCCGGCCGAAGTTGCCCAAGTCACCCGCCGCGCCCTGCTGCGCGTCGTCAATAGCGGCACCGCCCGGCGCATCAAGGATGCCTACCGCGACCACGACGAGAAACCCCTGCTCATGGGCGGCAAGACCGGCACGGGCGATCACCGCTCGAAGGTCATCGGGGCCGACGGCGGGGTCCGCAGTGCCAAAGTCATGAACCGCGCCGCCACTTTCGCCTTCTATATCGGCGACCGTTTCTACGGTGTCGTCACCGCCTTTGTACCCGGCGCCAAGGCCGCCGGTTACGACTTTACCTCGGCCCTGCCGGTACAAATCATGAAGGAAATGGAACCCGCCCTGCGCCCGCTGATCGCCGACCGACCAGCGGCCGAAGGAAAGTGCAAGGGCTGA
- a CDS encoding heavy metal sensor histidine kinase, which translates to MADWRHSITLRLSLAFALLATVVFAALGVYFSRAADDHMAELDAVDLFGKLALIGHVGSQEKSAEAFAARLGDALIGQHGVIVSVDGPQGTVFKWPSAQLAEPLAAVGISLGSKARRLALGAAEYRALAADMETAWGGAMHVVVARDIHHHTAFLDQLRHDFWLAVLAAALLTAVVGALVVRRGMRPVRDIARAAGRMSAGQLAERIPEQGVPQELAELVNAFNAMLGRLEESFRRLSDFSADLAHELRTPIHSLRMQTEVSLSKARHVDEYRDLLASNLEAYERLARIIADMLFLAKADHGLLVPQNEALGLLPLCERLIEYYGLLAENVRLQLVGDDLTVSGDRLMLERAIGNVLVNAIHHTPSGGAISVRIEAIDGQAEIAIANTGKSIPDDAQHRVFDRFVRLDAGSEGTGLGLAIARSIVMAHRGEIALRVSENMTEFYMRLPRHAAHPTI; encoded by the coding sequence GCGGCATTCGATCACGCTGCGCCTGTCGCTGGCCTTCGCGCTACTGGCGACGGTAGTGTTTGCCGCCCTTGGGGTTTACTTCAGCCGGGCCGCTGATGATCACATGGCCGAACTCGATGCCGTCGACCTGTTTGGCAAGCTGGCGCTGATCGGTCATGTCGGTAGCCAGGAGAAATCGGCCGAGGCCTTTGCCGCCCGCCTCGGTGATGCCCTGATCGGCCAGCATGGGGTCATTGTCTCGGTCGATGGGCCTCAGGGGACGGTTTTCAAATGGCCCTCGGCTCAACTTGCCGAGCCGCTGGCGGCGGTCGGTATCAGCCTGGGCAGTAAAGCCCGGCGTCTGGCCCTCGGTGCGGCCGAGTACCGGGCGCTGGCGGCAGACATGGAGACGGCCTGGGGCGGCGCCATGCATGTTGTGGTGGCCCGTGATATTCACCATCACACGGCGTTTCTCGACCAGTTGCGGCACGATTTCTGGTTGGCCGTCCTCGCCGCGGCGCTGCTCACGGCGGTAGTCGGTGCGCTGGTGGTTCGCCGTGGCATGCGGCCGGTACGTGACATTGCCCGAGCCGCCGGCCGGATGTCGGCAGGGCAACTGGCCGAGCGTATTCCGGAGCAAGGCGTGCCGCAGGAACTGGCCGAACTGGTCAATGCCTTCAACGCCATGCTCGGACGTCTGGAAGAGTCGTTCCGACGGCTCTCCGATTTTTCAGCCGATCTGGCACACGAGTTGCGGACGCCGATCCACAGCTTGCGCATGCAGACCGAGGTGTCGCTAAGCAAGGCACGCCATGTCGATGAATACCGCGACCTGCTGGCCTCCAACCTCGAGGCCTATGAACGGCTGGCGCGGATCATTGCCGACATGCTTTTTTTGGCCAAGGCTGATCACGGCCTGCTCGTCCCGCAGAACGAGGCGCTCGGACTGCTGCCGCTGTGCGAGCGGCTGATCGAGTATTACGGCTTGCTCGCCGAGAATGTCAGGCTGCAACTGGTCGGTGATGACCTCACGGTCAGTGGCGATCGCCTTATGCTCGAGCGCGCCATCGGCAACGTGCTGGTCAATGCCATTCATCACACCCCCTCCGGGGGCGCGATTTCGGTCCGTATCGAGGCCATCGATGGTCAGGCCGAAATCGCCATTGCCAACACGGGTAAGTCGATTCCGGACGATGCACAACATCGGGTTTTCGACCGTTTTGTCCGGCTCGATGCCGGTTCTGAAGGGACCGGCCTCGGTCTGGCTATTGCGCGGTCGATTGTTATGGCCCATCGTGGCGAAATTGCCCTGCGGGTGAGCGAAAATATGACCGAGTTCTATATGCGCCTGCCGCGTCACGCGGCTCATCCGACCATCTGA
- a CDS encoding alpha/beta hydrolase — MENELPPLEVETGASPEYAVIWLHGLGADGSDFVPVVPELGLADKPAVRFIFPHAPYMPVTCNGGYVMRAWYDIISLESTSRRIDEGGIIASRDTVCRLIEREKKRGIPAAHIFLAGFSQGGAVAYTTALTHPEKLAGLIALSTYIPSPDLLTEDTAAANREIPIFAAHGTADDVVSPNLGLAARNLLNKRGYAIDWHDYPMPHSVCLEEVWAIGAWLGEQMRKNSAG; from the coding sequence TTGGAAAACGAATTACCCCCGCTGGAAGTGGAAACCGGTGCCAGTCCGGAATATGCCGTGATCTGGTTGCATGGCCTGGGCGCTGATGGCTCGGATTTCGTGCCGGTTGTGCCCGAACTCGGGCTGGCCGACAAACCGGCCGTGCGTTTCATCTTTCCGCATGCGCCGTACATGCCGGTCACCTGCAACGGCGGCTACGTCATGCGCGCCTGGTACGACATCATTTCGCTCGAGAGCACCAGTCGGCGCATCGACGAGGGCGGCATCATCGCCTCGCGTGATACCGTGTGCCGTCTGATCGAGCGGGAAAAAAAGCGGGGTATCCCGGCCGCGCACATCTTTCTCGCCGGCTTCTCGCAGGGTGGCGCGGTGGCCTATACGACGGCCCTGACGCATCCGGAAAAACTGGCTGGCCTGATTGCGCTGTCGACCTATATACCGTCTCCGGATTTGCTGACGGAGGATACAGCTGCGGCCAACCGCGAAATCCCGATCTTTGCGGCGCACGGTACGGCCGATGATGTCGTCTCGCCAAATCTCGGCCTGGCCGCCCGCAATTTGCTCAACAAACGTGGCTATGCCATCGACTGGCATGACTATCCGATGCCGCATTCAGTGTGCCTGGAAGAGGTCTGGGCTATCGGCGCGTGGCTTGGCGAGCAGATGCGCAAAAACAGTGCGGGCTAA
- a CDS encoding acetate/propionate family kinase, with protein sequence MSEIDLKRFFLEQVRLFENFPADKVEEIVIRSRLATYEGNEAILETGDEGRFIGVVISGHAEISMTDNTGTRAVITQLGVGDVFGVMSVLTGDRIVADVIAGNRCFVLMIPQEVFNAHILTSPKAVGYLSRLLADRTRAMSVDLGTAQANAIVRATDPYALSLITNQPGKVVVLNVGITQIHFGIYDTEMSGADVHGIIDHADQQVTLITVKVGTQQKTIEHSPFKLSDLFKVMQEATALLGESLTFHPEDVSAIGHRVVHGGNKFSSSVVITPSVIADIEELSVFAPLHNPVNVAGIRVAMKTFPNVPQVAVFDTAFHQTLAPYAYLYGLPYDLYKQHGIRRYGFHGTSHRYVSLKSAEVLKRPLGELEIISCHLGIGASLCAIDHGRSIDTTMGMTPSDGLIMPSRSGSVDPAVMIHLMEKHHMSPERLSTLINSESGLKGLSGISSDIHEIEAAAADGHHRALLAHKAYCYQVRKNIGAYVAAMGGIDVLAFTGDVGETSATVRSLACQGLGYMGIKLDEEKNRNLTTIDQFAVISADDSPVTILVVANDDERLVAWETLRSIERNALLLAAKAEDAPIPVEISAHHVHLSQADVEKLFGPGHQLTPEHELSQPGQFACAEKVHLVGPKGRIANVRVLGPTRKETQVEIAMTEQFKVGIQPPIRESGDLAGTPGMTLEGPYGTSVIERGVICAQRHIHMTPEDAMRFHVRDKYVVRVRIEGERQLIFGDVVVRVNPGYRLAMHIDTDEGNAGNIQTGMLGYIEEIQSRH encoded by the coding sequence ATGAGCGAAATTGACCTGAAACGCTTTTTCCTGGAGCAGGTTCGCCTGTTCGAAAACTTCCCGGCCGACAAGGTCGAGGAAATCGTCATCAGATCCCGTCTGGCCACCTACGAAGGCAACGAAGCCATTCTCGAAACGGGTGACGAGGGCCGTTTCATCGGTGTCGTGATCAGCGGCCACGCTGAGATTTCGATGACCGACAACACCGGCACCCGGGCCGTCATCACCCAGTTGGGCGTCGGTGACGTCTTCGGCGTGATGTCCGTGCTGACCGGCGACCGCATCGTCGCCGATGTCATCGCCGGCAACCGCTGCTTCGTGCTGATGATCCCGCAGGAAGTCTTCAACGCCCACATCCTGACCAGCCCCAAGGCCGTCGGCTATCTGTCGCGCCTGCTCGCCGACCGCACCCGCGCCATGTCGGTCGACCTCGGCACCGCACAGGCCAACGCCATTGTCCGGGCCACCGACCCCTACGCCCTGTCGCTGATCACCAACCAGCCGGGCAAGGTCGTCGTTCTCAATGTCGGCATCACGCAGATTCATTTTGGCATCTACGACACCGAAATGAGCGGTGCCGACGTGCATGGCATCATCGACCATGCCGACCAGCAAGTCACCCTTATCACGGTCAAGGTCGGCACCCAGCAAAAGACCATCGAACATTCCCCGTTCAAGCTCTCCGACCTGTTCAAGGTGATGCAGGAAGCCACCGCCCTGCTCGGCGAGTCGCTCACCTTCCATCCGGAAGATGTCAGCGCCATCGGCCATCGCGTCGTGCATGGCGGCAACAAGTTCTCCAGTTCGGTGGTCATCACCCCCTCGGTGATCGCCGATATCGAGGAACTCTCGGTCTTCGCACCCCTGCACAACCCGGTCAACGTGGCCGGCATCCGCGTCGCCATGAAGACCTTCCCGAATGTGCCGCAGGTCGCCGTGTTCGATACGGCCTTCCACCAGACGCTGGCTCCCTACGCCTACCTCTACGGCCTGCCCTACGATCTCTACAAGCAGCACGGCATTCGCCGCTATGGCTTCCACGGGACCTCACACCGCTATGTCTCGCTGAAATCGGCGGAAGTCCTCAAGCGCCCGCTCGGCGAGCTGGAAATCATCTCCTGCCACCTCGGCATCGGTGCCTCGCTGTGTGCCATCGACCATGGCCGCTCGATCGACACCACCATGGGCATGACCCCCAGCGACGGCCTGATCATGCCCAGCCGCTCGGGTAGCGTCGATCCGGCAGTCATGATCCACCTCATGGAAAAGCACCACATGTCGCCCGAGCGGCTGTCTACGCTGATCAACAGCGAAAGCGGCCTCAAGGGTCTGTCCGGCATTTCCAGCGACATCCACGAGATTGAAGCTGCTGCTGCCGACGGCCACCACCGCGCCCTGCTCGCCCACAAGGCTTACTGCTATCAGGTGCGCAAGAACATCGGCGCCTACGTTGCCGCGATGGGCGGCATCGACGTCCTCGCCTTCACCGGCGACGTCGGTGAAACCAGCGCCACGGTGCGCAGCCTGGCCTGCCAGGGCCTCGGCTACATGGGCATCAAGCTGGACGAGGAAAAGAACCGCAATCTGACCACCATCGACCAGTTCGCCGTCATCTCGGCCGACGATTCGCCGGTCACCATCCTCGTTGTCGCCAACGACGATGAACGTCTGGTCGCCTGGGAAACGCTGCGTTCGATCGAACGCAATGCCCTGCTACTGGCCGCCAAGGCCGAAGATGCACCAATCCCGGTGGAAATCTCGGCCCACCACGTGCATCTGTCGCAGGCCGATGTCGAAAAGCTGTTCGGCCCCGGCCACCAGCTGACGCCGGAACACGAACTATCGCAGCCCGGCCAGTTCGCCTGCGCCGAAAAGGTCCACCTCGTCGGCCCCAAGGGGCGCATCGCCAATGTCCGCGTCCTCGGCCCGACACGCAAGGAAACCCAGGTCGAAATCGCCATGACCGAGCAGTTCAAGGTCGGCATCCAGCCCCCCATCCGTGAATCCGGCGACCTCGCCGGCACCCCCGGCATGACGCTGGAAGGCCCCTACGGCACTTCGGTCATCGAACGCGGCGTCATCTGCGCCCAGCGCCACATCCACATGACGCCGGAAGACGCCATGCGCTTCCATGTCCGCGACAAGTACGTCGTCCGCGTCCGCATCGAAGGCGAGCGCCAGCTGATCTTCGGCGACGTCGTCGTCCGCGTCAATCCGGGTTACCGCCTGGCCATGCACATCGACACCGACGAAGGTAACGCCGGCAACATCCAGACCGGCATGCTCGGCTACATCGAGGAAATCCAGAGCCGGCACTAG
- a CDS encoding linear amide C-N hydrolase, producing MSTRLTRLLRPTLRRLALLSIVALAEASWACTTAVLDRENAFLFGRTYDGAFAQANVTLNVRGVAKTSFAAATSGQPLKWTSRYASLTFNQYGQDMPMGGMNEAGLVVETMWLDETRYPESSELPRIDNIQWVQYMLDTAANVPELLAATANVDVVSGGASKVHYQVCDRSRACAVIEFLDGKLTVYQGPSRPIPVLTNSPYMDALAYRHRARSNPHVREADSQSSLNRFLTAEKSLRAMPAATKESLFAGLDMVSSRRILIEPASGLSGSTVWQIVYDPLQGEVSWRTPDSNQQIRSVRFADFELSCRRGKSKLLDIKTGAGNVASSFADYSEAANRAQVEGISQDMTSKGFNHVKISPEVIDLLVQAPGRFPCVSD from the coding sequence ATGTCGACTCGCTTGACTCGCTTACTTCGCCCCACCCTGCGCCGGCTGGCCCTCCTCTCGATAGTCGCCCTGGCCGAGGCTAGCTGGGCGTGCACCACGGCCGTCCTCGACCGCGAAAATGCCTTTCTGTTCGGCCGGACCTACGACGGGGCCTTTGCGCAGGCCAATGTCACGCTCAATGTCCGCGGCGTTGCCAAAACATCCTTCGCGGCAGCGACGAGCGGACAGCCTCTGAAATGGACCTCACGCTACGCCAGCCTGACCTTCAACCAGTATGGCCAGGATATGCCGATGGGCGGCATGAATGAAGCCGGGCTGGTGGTCGAGACGATGTGGCTGGACGAGACGCGCTACCCGGAAAGCAGTGAGTTGCCGCGCATCGACAACATCCAGTGGGTGCAATACATGCTGGATACGGCGGCCAACGTACCCGAATTGCTCGCCGCCACGGCCAATGTTGATGTCGTTTCAGGCGGGGCATCGAAAGTGCACTATCAGGTCTGCGACCGCAGCCGGGCTTGTGCCGTGATCGAGTTCCTTGACGGCAAGCTGACCGTTTATCAAGGCCCATCCCGGCCGATTCCGGTACTGACCAACTCACCCTACATGGATGCGCTGGCCTACCGGCATCGCGCCCGAAGCAACCCGCATGTGCGCGAAGCCGATAGCCAGAGCTCCCTCAATCGCTTCCTGACCGCCGAGAAAAGTCTGCGGGCCATGCCGGCAGCCACCAAGGAATCGCTCTTTGCCGGACTCGACATGGTCAGTTCCCGCCGCATCCTGATCGAGCCGGCGTCTGGCCTGAGCGGCTCGACCGTCTGGCAGATCGTCTACGATCCGCTACAAGGCGAAGTGAGCTGGCGAACGCCGGATTCAAACCAGCAGATACGCAGCGTCCGCTTCGCCGATTTCGAACTGAGTTGCCGCCGCGGCAAATCCAAGTTGCTCGACATCAAGACCGGTGCTGGCAATGTCGCCAGCAGCTTCGCCGACTACAGCGAAGCGGCCAACCGGGCGCAGGTCGAAGGGATTTCTCAGGACATGACGAGCAAGGGCTTCAACCATGTGAAGATTTCGCCCGAAGTCATTGACTTGCTGGTCCAGGCCCCCGGCCGCTTTCCTTGTGTCAGCGACTAG